One stretch of Glycine soja cultivar W05 chromosome 7, ASM419377v2, whole genome shotgun sequence DNA includes these proteins:
- the LOC114419042 gene encoding glucan endo-1,3-beta-glucosidase 14-like yields MFYSSTSFFLCLLFFSITFSHVFGDKVFTGTYGVNYGRVADNLPSPESVVTLLKAAKIRNVRIYDADRQVLSAFKGSGIAISVCVPNELLKEISVGEDRAMNWIKQNVEPYLPGTKIRGISIGNEILGGGDMELWEVLVPAAKNVYAALQRLNLAHQIQVSTPHSEAVFANSYPPSACTFREDILPFMKPLLQFFSQIGTPFYINAYPFLAYKNDPQHIDINYALFKKNPGIYDAKTKLHYDNMFLAQVDAAYAALEKLGFDKMEVIVSETGWASKGDDNEAGATVKNARTYNKNLRKLLLKKKGTPYRPKMVVRAYIFALFNENLKPGPTSERNFGLFKPDGSISYDIGFTGLVPSSATTSSFLSFKGIGSLYAMVSTSCAAFLLLVAL; encoded by the exons ATGTTCTATTCCTCAACTTCCTTCTTTCTTTGCCTTCTATTCTTCTCCATAACATTTTCTCATG TTTTTGGGGATAAAGTATTTACGGGAACATATGGAGTAAACTACGGTAGGGTAGCAGACAATCTACCTTCTCCTGAGAGTGTGGTTACCCTTCTGAAAGCTGCAAAGATAAGGAACGTGAGAATATATGATGCTGATCGTCAAGTCCTGAGTGCCTTCAAAGGGTCAGGAATTGCAATTAGTGTTTGTGTACCAAATGAGCTTCTGAAGGAGATAAGTGTGGGTGAGGATCGTGCCATGAATTGGATCAAACAAAATGTTGAACCATATCTTCCAGGAACCAAAATCCGTGGCATTTCCATTGGGAATGAGATATTGGGAGGAGGAGATATGGAGCTTTGGGAAGTTTTGGTGCCTGCAGCTAAAAATGTGTATGCTGCCCTTCAAAGGCTTAACTTGGCACATCAAATTCAGGTGTCAACTCCACATTCAGAGGCTGTGTTTGCAAACTCATACCCTCCATCTGCATGCACTTTTAGGGAGGACATACTCCCTTTCATGAAGCCTCTATTGCAATTCTTCTCACAAATTGGCACTCCTTTCTATATAAATGCATACCCTTTCTTGGCCTATAAGAATGACCCCCAACACATTGACATAAACTATGCTCTCTTCAAGAAAAACCCTGGGATTTATGATGCCAAGACTAAGCTACACTATGATAACATGTTTTTGGCCCAAGTTGATGCAGCTTATGCAGCCTTGGAGAAACTTGGGTTTGACAAGATGGAGGTCATTGTTTCCGAGACTGGTTGGGCCTCTAAAGGGGATGACAATGAAGCTGGGGCAACAGTAAAAAATGCAAGGACTTACAATAAAAACCTGCGTAAGTTACTGCTCAAGAAAAAGGGTACCCCTTATAGGCCCAAGATGGTTGTCAGGGCTTATATCTTTGCTTTATTTAATGAGAATTTGAAGCCAGGCCCTACATCTGAGAGAAACTTTGGATTGTTCAAGCCAGATGGAAGCATTTCATATGATATAGGCTTTACTGGCCTTGTACCTTCCTCAGCAACAACCTCGTCTTTTCTTTCCTTCAAG GGTATTGGATCTTTATATGCAATGGTTTCTACAAGCTGTGcggcttttcttcttcttgtagcATTATAA
- the LOC114418103 gene encoding uncharacterized protein LOC114418103 isoform X2, whose protein sequence is MLLRSSSAPILTSLLIYSKEFPSEPEHILHLPKTASALSLSQSLVDIDLKNSSSPRRKNRVPLSNVPNNQQSIKINERYEGKDPQQKTFMKAKPSILELFSSLDLDKGVLDHEECGAGKKDSWLQTSVMGAGMGSDGGWICGGCNGSGRGSDGGHGRRWGFDEGNDHGRDRTDAYYQNMIEANPSDALLLGNYAKFLKEVCEDYPKAKEYLERAILANPDDGHILSLYAELIWQTEKDADQAEGYFDQAIKSAPDDREQEGKGLEHLHGAMDNNNSIRSYICSNR, encoded by the exons ATGTTACTTAGAAGCTCCTCCGCACCAATTCTAACTTCATTGTTAATCTATTCCAAGGAGTTCCCCTCCGAACCAGAACACATTCTTCACCTTCCTAAAACAGCATCAGCTTTAAGTCTAAGCCAAAGCTTGGTGGATATAGACCTTAAAAACTCATCAAGTCCCAGGAGAAAAAATCGTGTGCCACTTAGTAATGTTCCTAATAATCAACAGAGTATAAAGATCAATGAAAGATATGAAGGGAAAGATCCACAACAAAAAACTTTCATGAAAGCAAAACCTTCAATTCTAGAACTGTTTTCAAGCTTGGATTTAGACAAGGGAGTCCTGGATCATGAAGAGTGTGGTGCGGGGAAGAAAGATAGTTGGTTACAGACTTCAGTGATGGGTGCTGGAATGGGGAGTGATGGTGGTTGGATTTGTGGTGGTTGTAATGGTAGTGGAAGAGGCTCAGATGGTGGACATGGAAGAAGGTGGGGTTTCGATGAAGGAAATGATCACGGTAGAGATAGGACGGATGCTTATTACCAGAACATGATTGAAGCAAACCCCAGTGATGCTCTTTTGCTAGGAAATTATGCTaagtttttgaaagag GTTTGTGAAGATTATCCTAAAGCAAAAGAGTATCTCGAAAGGGCGATTTTGGCTAATCCTGATGATGGTCATATTCTGTCCCTCTATGCGGAGTTAATATGGCAAACAGAGAAGGATGCTGATCAAGCTGAAGGATATTTTGATCAGGCCATTAAAAGTGCCCCAGATGATAG GGAGCAGGAAGGAAAAGGACTAGAGCATCTGCATGGAGCCAtggacaacaacaacagcattCGTAGTTACATATGTTCCAACAGATGA
- the LOC114418103 gene encoding uncharacterized protein LOC114418103 isoform X1, which translates to MLLRSSSAPILTSLLIYSKEFPSEPEHILHLPKTASALSLSQSLVDIDLKNSSSPRRKNRVPLSNVPNNQQSIKINERYEGKDPQQKTFMKAKPSILELFSSLDLDKGVLDHEECGAGKKDSWLQTSVMGAGMGSDGGWICGGCNGSGRGSDGGHGRRWGFDEGNDHGRDRTDAYYQNMIEANPSDALLLGNYAKFLKEVCEDYPKAKEYLERAILANPDDGHILSLYAELIWQTEKDADQAEGYFDQAIKSAPDDSYVLASYANFLWDVEEDDEDKDCKNKSDHSHTYPTDLFHGTNHHLHSTVAIEALPLFLK; encoded by the exons ATGTTACTTAGAAGCTCCTCCGCACCAATTCTAACTTCATTGTTAATCTATTCCAAGGAGTTCCCCTCCGAACCAGAACACATTCTTCACCTTCCTAAAACAGCATCAGCTTTAAGTCTAAGCCAAAGCTTGGTGGATATAGACCTTAAAAACTCATCAAGTCCCAGGAGAAAAAATCGTGTGCCACTTAGTAATGTTCCTAATAATCAACAGAGTATAAAGATCAATGAAAGATATGAAGGGAAAGATCCACAACAAAAAACTTTCATGAAAGCAAAACCTTCAATTCTAGAACTGTTTTCAAGCTTGGATTTAGACAAGGGAGTCCTGGATCATGAAGAGTGTGGTGCGGGGAAGAAAGATAGTTGGTTACAGACTTCAGTGATGGGTGCTGGAATGGGGAGTGATGGTGGTTGGATTTGTGGTGGTTGTAATGGTAGTGGAAGAGGCTCAGATGGTGGACATGGAAGAAGGTGGGGTTTCGATGAAGGAAATGATCACGGTAGAGATAGGACGGATGCTTATTACCAGAACATGATTGAAGCAAACCCCAGTGATGCTCTTTTGCTAGGAAATTATGCTaagtttttgaaagag GTTTGTGAAGATTATCCTAAAGCAAAAGAGTATCTCGAAAGGGCGATTTTGGCTAATCCTGATGATGGTCATATTCTGTCCCTCTATGCGGAGTTAATATGGCAAACAGAGAAGGATGCTGATCAAGCTGAAGGATATTTTGATCAGGCCATTAAAAGTGCCCCAGATGATAG CTATGTCCTAGCTTCATATGCTAATTTCCTTTGGGATGTCGAAGAAGACGACGAAGATAAAGACTGCAAAAATAAATCGGATCACAGCCATACATATCCAACCGATCTCTTTCATGGAACTAACCATCACCTTCATTCAACTGTAGCCATAGAAGCCTTACCACTGTTTCTTAAGTGA
- the LOC114418104 gene encoding uncharacterized protein LOC114418104 isoform X2 — translation MKCLEMALVSVTTANSSKFILLRTLSRSHAFSFALHRQFQLLSSSSAVLRRLPRFLAASPGSPLPPSENDSSRHLEDVATSLAKIQDRIQIFFAVLFWISLFFWASAWDGRNRPNKGSRFRR, via the exons ATGAAATgtctagaaatggctcttgtcTCAGTCACCACCGCAAATTCTTCGAAGTTCATTCTCTTACGCACTCTCTCTCGTTCTCACGCTTTCTCCTTCGCTCTCCACCGTCAATTCCAACTACTCTCGTCTTCCTCCGCTGTGCTCCGCCGTCTTCCCCGGTTCCTCGCCGCTTCCCCCGGTTCTCCGCTCCCACCTTCCGAAAACGATTCCAGCAGGCACCTTGAAG ATGTTGCTACATCTTTAGCCAAAATTCAAGATAGAATACAGATCTTCTTTGCTGTTCTTTTCTGGATATCTCTATTCTTTTGGGCTTCTGCCTGGGATGGGAGGAATAGACCAAACAAGGGATCAAGATTTAGAAGATAA
- the LOC114418104 gene encoding uncharacterized protein LOC114418104 isoform X1 — protein sequence MKCLEMALVSVTTANSSKFILLRTLSRSHAFSFALHRQFQLLSSSSAVLRRLPRFLAASPGSPLPPSENDSSRHLEGADVATSLAKIQDRIQIFFAVLFWISLFFWASAWDGRNRPNKGSRFRR from the exons ATGAAATgtctagaaatggctcttgtcTCAGTCACCACCGCAAATTCTTCGAAGTTCATTCTCTTACGCACTCTCTCTCGTTCTCACGCTTTCTCCTTCGCTCTCCACCGTCAATTCCAACTACTCTCGTCTTCCTCCGCTGTGCTCCGCCGTCTTCCCCGGTTCCTCGCCGCTTCCCCCGGTTCTCCGCTCCCACCTTCCGAAAACGATTCCAGCAGGCACCTTGAAG gagcAGATGTTGCTACATCTTTAGCCAAAATTCAAGATAGAATACAGATCTTCTTTGCTGTTCTTTTCTGGATATCTCTATTCTTTTGGGCTTCTGCCTGGGATGGGAGGAATAGACCAAACAAGGGATCAAGATTTAGAAGATAA